Sequence from the Fictibacillus arsenicus genome:
GTCAGCCTTCGATTACCGAGAGAGCTTGGTGCTGCGATCGTCGGTGCGGCGTTTGCGGTCAGTGGTGCAATCATGCAGGGGATGACGCGAAATCCCCTTGCAGACCCTGGCTTACTTGGGTTGAACGCAGGTGCGAGTTTAGCTCTTGCATGTGTGTTCGCTTTTAACACAGGCGCAAACTATTTTACCGTGATGATGATTTCCTTTATTGGTGCAGGAATAGGTGCAGGAATGGTGTTCGGATTAGGCTCGATGAGCAGAGGAGGACTTTCTCCCATCCGGATAACCCTAGCCGGTGCAGCTGTTTCTGCACTGCTTTCTTCGTTAGGTGAGGGAATTGCTTTATACTTTAAGCTTTCACAAGACCTTGCTTTCTGGACAGCAGGCGGAGTTTCAGGAACGAACTGGGAACAGCTGAAGCTGATTGTACCTGTAGTCATTGTGGGGATCCTGATCGCTGTTATGTTTTCCAGGCAGCTCACGATCCTGAGTTTTGGTGAAGAAGTGGCAAGAGGGCTGGGGCAGCGCACTCTGTTAACAAAAATTGTACTGATGACGGTCGTACTGATCCTTGCAGGTGCAGCGGTCTCACTTGTTGGTGCCATCGCGTTCGTTGGATTGATGGTTCCGCACATCGTACGTTTCTTGGTGGGGACGGATTACCGTTGGATCATTCCATGTTCTGCGATGTTCGGCAGTGTGCTGATGGTGCTGGCAGATACTTTTGCTCGTACGGTTAACGCTCCTTATGAAACGCCAGTCGGCGCGGTCGTTGCTATGATCGGTGTACCTTTCTTCCTTTACCTTGCTAGAAAGGGAGGAAGAAAACTGTCATGATGAATGCTACTCAGATTAAAAGAATTAGAATAACAACGATTGCAGCCATAATCCTGCTTTTAGCCGTTTTTGTAATTAGTGTAGCAACAGGTTTTGCGTCACTCACTCCTGAAGAACTGTTTCGGACTATAATCGGACAGGGAACTCCTCGCGAAAATCTAATTTTGTTTGAG
This genomic interval carries:
- a CDS encoding FecCD family ABC transporter permease, with protein sequence MFKTKTKLIKDNKVYSRPAVGLVILLFGFILLLASMGLAISVGAAQINFPTVWNSVLNYDPSREADRIIVSLRLPRELGAAIVGAAFAVSGAIMQGMTRNPLADPGLLGLNAGASLALACVFAFNTGANYFTVMMISFIGAGIGAGMVFGLGSMSRGGLSPIRITLAGAAVSALLSSLGEGIALYFKLSQDLAFWTAGGVSGTNWEQLKLIVPVVIVGILIAVMFSRQLTILSFGEEVARGLGQRTLLTKIVLMTVVLILAGAAVSLVGAIAFVGLMVPHIVRFLVGTDYRWIIPCSAMFGSVLMVLADTFARTVNAPYETPVGAVVAMIGVPFFLYLARKGGRKLS